In Terriglobales bacterium, one genomic interval encodes:
- a CDS encoding amidohydrolase family protein, whose translation MQIRLCVLFCLVLCVSSAYTQNSQTGPKPIVLHAARLFDIEAGRIVQPGEVLVEGERIREAGSSVTHPVGAQVIDLGDTTLMPGLIDAHVHLFLHPGAEDLQTVEESVPQRTILATLAARDDLMGGFTAERDMGTEGAGSADTAVRNAINKGLIPGPRLRISGNAIDILGGHEDAHGYNPEQHVLSNATYANNVDEIVNVIREQFKQGADFIKMYETGRDSLQNGKFSTPYQYTEAQLAAAVQEAARVGKHVAVHATGEPGTLYAAQAGVESVDHAFQLSDETMKVMREKHIPAVPTFTIIEYFANHAATPEAGQRERAILDYHAQEFRKQLAAGVPMAVGSDVGPFPHGTQARELVLMVQYGMSPLATLQADLINGAKLLGWEGQIGALRPGYFADVIAVAGNPLQDISATEHVDFVMKDGVIYKK comes from the coding sequence ATGCAGATTCGACTCTGTGTTCTTTTCTGCCTTGTTCTTTGCGTGAGCAGCGCTTATACGCAGAACTCCCAAACAGGGCCTAAGCCGATCGTTCTCCACGCCGCTCGTCTATTCGACATTGAAGCTGGACGAATCGTGCAGCCCGGGGAAGTGCTGGTTGAGGGCGAGCGCATTCGTGAAGCAGGAAGCAGCGTCACTCATCCCGTGGGAGCGCAGGTCATCGATCTAGGAGACACGACGCTGATGCCGGGGCTGATCGATGCGCACGTCCACCTGTTCCTGCATCCCGGTGCTGAAGATTTGCAGACCGTCGAAGAATCGGTTCCGCAGCGAACGATTCTGGCGACGCTAGCCGCCCGCGATGATCTCATGGGCGGCTTCACTGCCGAACGCGACATGGGCACTGAAGGTGCAGGTTCCGCCGATACGGCAGTTCGCAATGCGATCAACAAAGGCCTGATTCCCGGACCGCGCCTTCGTATCAGTGGCAACGCCATCGACATCCTCGGTGGACACGAAGACGCGCACGGCTACAACCCCGAGCAGCATGTGCTCAGCAATGCAACTTATGCGAACAACGTCGATGAAATCGTGAACGTAATCCGCGAGCAGTTCAAACAGGGAGCTGATTTCATCAAGATGTATGAAACCGGCAGGGACTCACTCCAAAATGGGAAGTTCTCAACGCCGTACCAATACACGGAAGCGCAACTGGCAGCGGCAGTACAAGAAGCAGCGCGCGTCGGCAAACATGTAGCGGTACACGCCACCGGAGAACCGGGCACACTCTATGCGGCTCAGGCCGGCGTCGAGTCGGTGGACCACGCGTTTCAGCTCAGCGATGAAACCATGAAAGTGATGCGCGAGAAGCACATTCCTGCCGTCCCGACTTTCACCATCATCGAGTATTTCGCAAATCACGCAGCCACTCCCGAAGCGGGACAACGTGAGCGCGCGATTCTCGATTACCACGCCCAGGAATTCCGCAAGCAACTCGCCGCAGGAGTGCCGATGGCGGTCGGATCCGATGTTGGACCCTTTCCGCATGGCACGCAGGCGCGCGAGCTTGTGTTGATGGTTCAGTACGGAATGTCACCGCTGGCGACTTTGCAGGCGGATCTCATCAATGGCGCAAAGTTGTTGGGCTGGGAAGGGCAGATCGGCGCGCTTAGGCCCGGATACTTTGCGGATGTAATCGCAGTTGCGGGCAATCCGCTGCAGGATATCTCAGCTACCGAGCATGTAGATTTCGTCATGAAAGACGGTGTGATCTACAAGAAGTAG
- a CDS encoding S53 family peptidase, which yields MTSDNQPVPIAGSERAALPGSRVIASANPDEVIQVTVRLRPRTPLNAADLLRKGAQPAPERQHLTHEEYEQQHGANPDDVPKIEDFAHQHQLATVETDLGRRTVILSGTVSAFNKAFDVDLKECEHEGMRYRTRVGAVHIPSELNGVVTGVFGLDNRPQAKPHFRRRTTQPGIAAHASSVSYTPIQVAQAYNFPAALDGSGQTIALIELGGGYRSRDLSSYFKKLGIKQPKITAVSVDGGHNKATGDPNGADGEVVLDIEVAGAVAPASKIVVYFAPNTDAGFLDAITKAVHDTKNKPSVVSISWGGPEESFTQQSLTAYDEAFQAAAALGVTVCAAAGDNGSTDGVTNGKQHVDFPASDPFVLACGGTSLRVTGKTAVENVWNEQPQGGATGGGISDVFPLPDYQKNAEIPPSVNDHKVRRGVPDVSGDADPQTGYEIFVDGQSAVFGGTSAVAPMMAGLTARLNQQAGKAVGFLNPVLYQQADAAGVFHDVTQGSNGSYSASAGWDACTGLGSPDGTKLLGVLVPKQAAHRTPATSGKMAAAS from the coding sequence ATGACAAGCGACAATCAGCCAGTCCCGATTGCGGGCAGCGAACGCGCTGCTCTGCCGGGTTCAAGAGTCATTGCGTCCGCCAACCCCGATGAGGTTATCCAAGTCACCGTGCGGCTCAGACCGCGCACTCCGCTGAACGCAGCCGACCTGCTGCGTAAAGGCGCGCAGCCCGCGCCCGAGCGGCAGCACCTAACGCACGAAGAGTATGAGCAACAACACGGCGCGAATCCCGACGACGTTCCGAAAATCGAAGACTTCGCTCACCAGCACCAGCTCGCGACCGTCGAGACCGATTTGGGACGACGTACAGTGATCCTGAGCGGAACGGTTTCGGCCTTCAACAAAGCCTTCGACGTTGATTTGAAAGAATGTGAGCACGAGGGCATGCGCTATCGCACTCGCGTTGGCGCAGTGCACATTCCCAGCGAGTTGAACGGAGTTGTGACTGGCGTCTTCGGACTCGACAATCGTCCGCAGGCGAAGCCGCACTTTCGCCGCCGCACCACGCAGCCAGGAATAGCTGCGCACGCAAGCAGCGTTTCTTACACGCCGATTCAGGTCGCACAAGCCTACAACTTCCCTGCCGCGCTCGATGGTTCAGGACAGACGATCGCGCTGATCGAACTGGGTGGAGGCTATCGTTCGCGTGACTTGTCGAGCTATTTCAAAAAACTCGGCATCAAGCAGCCGAAGATCACCGCAGTGTCCGTCGATGGCGGACATAACAAAGCCACCGGCGATCCTAACGGTGCGGATGGCGAGGTAGTGCTCGACATTGAAGTAGCCGGTGCCGTCGCTCCAGCCTCGAAGATCGTCGTCTATTTCGCGCCGAATACCGATGCCGGCTTCCTCGACGCCATCACCAAAGCAGTTCACGACACGAAAAATAAACCGTCGGTCGTCTCGATCAGTTGGGGCGGTCCGGAGGAGAGTTTCACGCAGCAATCACTCACTGCCTACGACGAAGCCTTCCAGGCCGCGGCCGCGCTGGGAGTCACAGTTTGTGCGGCAGCCGGCGACAACGGCTCGACAGACGGGGTAACTAATGGCAAGCAACACGTAGATTTTCCCGCTTCGGACCCATTTGTTCTGGCCTGTGGCGGCACGAGCCTGCGCGTCACCGGCAAAACCGCAGTCGAGAACGTCTGGAACGAACAGCCGCAAGGAGGAGCCACCGGTGGAGGTATCAGCGATGTCTTCCCGCTTCCTGACTATCAGAAAAATGCGGAGATTCCGCCTTCGGTAAACGATCACAAAGTGCGGCGCGGTGTTCCCGATGTCTCCGGCGACGCCGACCCGCAGACAGGATATGAGATCTTCGTCGACGGTCAATCGGCTGTCTTCGGCGGCACCAGCGCTGTGGCTCCGATGATGGCGGGACTCACGGCACGGCTGAATCAGCAGGCTGGAAAGGCCGTCGGATTCCTGAACCCGGTGCTCTACCAGCAGGCAGATGCCGCGGGCGTGTTTCACGACGTGACTCAAGGCAGCAATGGATCGTATTCGGCGTCAGCCGGATGGGACGCCTGCACCGGATTGGGATCGCCCGATGGAACCAAGCTGCTTGGAGTCCTCGTCCCAAAGCAGGCAGCGCACCGCACCCCCGCGACTAGCGGGAAGATGGCTGCTGCTTCGTGA
- a CDS encoding RidA family protein, with the protein MATSIKQVNPKGWPDPSGYSNVIVGEGKVVAIAGQIGCDPLTEELVSDDFAQQSRQALANVLTALEAAGGKAEHLIRLTWYITDRDAFVRHSEIIEDAHREELGGHSPAMSVIVVSGLLEPRAKVQIEATALIKPGVNTKSTKGTKVKEKRKKRSSR; encoded by the coding sequence GTGGCGACGTCAATCAAGCAAGTAAATCCGAAAGGCTGGCCCGATCCCAGCGGATATTCCAATGTGATCGTAGGTGAAGGAAAAGTAGTGGCGATTGCCGGTCAGATCGGATGCGACCCATTGACCGAAGAACTTGTCTCTGACGACTTCGCGCAGCAGAGCCGCCAGGCGCTCGCCAACGTCCTTACCGCGCTCGAAGCCGCGGGCGGAAAAGCTGAGCATTTGATCCGGCTTACGTGGTACATAACCGACCGCGACGCATTTGTCCGCCACAGTGAAATCATCGAAGATGCGCATCGCGAGGAGCTTGGCGGGCACTCGCCGGCTATGTCGGTGATCGTCGTCTCGGGATTATTAGAACCACGCGCAAAAGTTCAGATCGAAGCTACTGCGCTGATAAAACCGGGGGTTAACACGAAGAGCACGAAGGGCACGAAGGTAAAAGAAAAAAGGAAAAAGAGATCATCTCGATAA
- the pal gene encoding peptidoglycan-associated lipoprotein Pal, giving the protein MKSRVSLLTFISMLALALLLVAGCAKKKVAAAPQVPPPPPAQPTVTLSVEPSDITAGQSAKLTWEAQNATDVTIESVGSVEANGSKTVSPSESTTYRIVAKGPGGTSDATARLTVNKPAPAVAESGPSLQELFQRNVKDAFFAYDSYKVDDETSQLLSSDAKFLQQHPELKFTVEGHCDERGSEEYNLALGASRAEAVKQALVAQGVDAQRIATNSVGKEKPFCSDSNEECWHQNRRGHFIAPE; this is encoded by the coding sequence ATGAAGTCGCGCGTATCTTTACTGACATTCATTTCTATGCTGGCACTGGCGCTGCTGCTGGTCGCGGGCTGCGCAAAGAAGAAGGTTGCTGCAGCACCCCAGGTTCCACCGCCACCTCCGGCTCAACCTACAGTTACTCTAAGCGTTGAACCCTCTGACATCACTGCTGGGCAGTCTGCAAAGCTCACCTGGGAAGCCCAGAATGCAACCGACGTCACGATTGAATCAGTGGGAAGCGTCGAGGCGAACGGTTCCAAAACCGTAAGCCCGAGCGAGTCGACCACCTATCGCATCGTTGCAAAAGGTCCCGGCGGTACTTCGGACGCAACCGCCCGCCTGACCGTCAACAAGCCGGCTCCGGCAGTTGCCGAATCAGGTCCCAGCCTCCAGGAGCTTTTCCAACGCAACGTGAAAGATGCGTTCTTCGCCTATGACTCCTACAAAGTCGATGACGAGACCTCGCAATTGCTCTCCTCTGACGCGAAGTTCCTGCAGCAGCATCCTGAGCTGAAGTTCACGGTTGAAGGACACTGCGACGAGCGCGGATCGGAAGAGTACAATCTCGCTCTCGGCGCCAGCCGCGCCGAAGCGGTAAAGCAGGCCCTCGTCGCTCAGGGTGTCGATGCGCAGCGCATCGCGACCAATAGCGTGGGAAAAGAGAAGCCGTTCTGCAGCGACTCGAACGAGGAATGCTGGCATCAGAACCGTCGCGGACACTTCATCGCGCCGGAATAA
- a CDS encoding alpha/beta fold hydrolase has protein sequence MMQNSEHVLTDAPPPADIRLNYGQDQFQFGDLRLPQRKGPFAAAMFVHGGFWRARYDLQHAGFLCAALTNAGFVTWNIEYRRVGNPGGGWPGSFEDVTSGYQFLRQLAGKYPIDVKRIVVIGHSAGGQLALALAAHHNSMGAAVSLAGVLDLRRAWELHLSNDAVAEFLGGPPVRVPEHYHEASPAALDIHCKQLIVHGVHDDTVPVEMSRAYVRQKNAKDENITFLELPDSGHYELIDPKSAAWPKITGAIANLV, from the coding sequence ATGATGCAGAACAGTGAACATGTCCTAACTGACGCGCCGCCACCCGCAGACATCCGCCTCAATTACGGCCAGGATCAGTTCCAATTTGGGGATTTACGACTTCCTCAACGAAAAGGTCCATTCGCGGCAGCGATGTTCGTTCACGGTGGCTTCTGGCGCGCTCGGTACGACCTGCAGCACGCCGGCTTTTTGTGCGCAGCGCTAACCAACGCGGGATTCGTCACCTGGAACATCGAGTATCGGCGGGTGGGAAATCCGGGTGGAGGCTGGCCAGGCAGCTTCGAAGACGTCACGTCCGGCTATCAATTTCTGCGGCAGCTTGCGGGCAAGTATCCAATCGACGTCAAACGAATTGTCGTGATCGGACACTCGGCAGGCGGACAGCTCGCGTTGGCGCTCGCGGCTCACCACAATTCGATGGGCGCAGCCGTCTCGCTGGCCGGAGTCCTGGACCTGCGCCGTGCCTGGGAGCTGCACCTGAGCAACGATGCCGTAGCTGAATTTCTGGGAGGCCCTCCGGTGCGTGTTCCCGAGCACTACCACGAAGCTTCTCCCGCCGCGCTGGACATTCACTGCAAGCAGCTGATCGTTCATGGCGTTCACGACGATACTGTACCCGTCGAAATGAGCCGAGCATACGTCCGGCAGAAGAACGCCAAAGACGAGAACATCACCTTTCTCGAACTTCCCGATTCGGGACATTATGAGTTAATCGATCCAAAATCGGCGGCATGGCCGAAGATCACAGGAGCAATAGCAAACCTGGTATAG
- a CDS encoding NIPSNAP family protein, translating into MIIEMRTYKLKPGARAEFLEIFRSKSVPAHDKIGMKILGPFLSIEDPDTFFFMRGFPDLESREPMKARFYEGELWKRELEHVLMPMIEKYEVCLVDDPQGLIRW; encoded by the coding sequence ATGATCATCGAAATGCGTACTTATAAGCTCAAGCCGGGCGCGCGCGCTGAGTTTCTCGAGATTTTTCGTTCCAAGTCGGTCCCGGCGCACGACAAAATCGGCATGAAGATTCTCGGACCGTTTTTGTCCATCGAAGATCCCGATACCTTCTTCTTCATGCGCGGCTTTCCCGATCTGGAATCACGTGAGCCCATGAAAGCCAGGTTTTACGAAGGAGAGCTTTGGAAACGGGAATTGGAGCACGTCCTTATGCCGATGATCGAGAAATATGAAGTCTGCCTGGTGGATGATCCACAAGGCCTGATTCGCTGGTGA
- a CDS encoding CBS domain-containing protein: MKVCDVMTTEVETVQMNSTLEEAASIMKVENVGAVPVVDEDDDLVGILTDRDIVVRCVADGKNPAETNVEEVLSHELETIEPDADIEEAAKLMADKQIRRLPVCEDGELVGMLSIGDLAVKTPRVDASAEALREISVGVKGESAAMPMPRARSQRMAQMNASAHEGGSRASHAAAAGFNDDEDVALEFSDEKDLGISGARERHSNRHHQASQEAKGSGNTKKKLHPISEGKPQQNLGVLGQKKRGQGISSRDANEELKRNNRVVSIREDAQAGRRRRQRKTG; encoded by the coding sequence ATGAAGGTTTGCGACGTAATGACCACTGAAGTGGAAACCGTTCAGATGAACAGTACGCTGGAAGAAGCAGCTTCGATTATGAAGGTTGAGAACGTAGGTGCAGTCCCGGTGGTCGATGAAGATGACGATCTGGTGGGCATCCTCACCGATCGCGACATTGTGGTTCGCTGTGTGGCCGACGGTAAGAATCCGGCAGAAACAAACGTCGAGGAGGTCCTGAGCCACGAGCTCGAAACGATCGAGCCCGACGCCGATATTGAAGAAGCGGCCAAACTGATGGCCGATAAGCAAATTCGAAGGCTCCCTGTGTGCGAGGATGGCGAGTTGGTTGGCATGCTCTCGATCGGCGACCTCGCCGTAAAGACACCTCGGGTCGATGCTTCGGCCGAAGCTCTTCGCGAGATCTCGGTTGGAGTAAAGGGCGAGAGTGCCGCAATGCCGATGCCTCGTGCTCGGAGCCAGCGTATGGCGCAGATGAACGCATCGGCGCATGAGGGCGGATCGCGTGCATCTCATGCTGCAGCGGCTGGGTTCAATGATGACGAGGATGTCGCTCTGGAATTTTCTGACGAAAAGGACCTTGGTATTTCCGGTGCGCGCGAACGCCACTCCAATCGCCATCATCAGGCCTCGCAAGAAGCCAAGGGATCGGGCAATACCAAAAAGAAACTGCATCCTATTTCGGAAGGCAAACCGCAACAGAACCTGGGTGTGCTTGGCCAGAAGAAACGCGGCCAGGGAATCAGCAGCCGCGACGCCAACGAGGAATTGAAGCGCAACAATCGAGTTGTTTCAATTCGGGAAGACGCTCAGGCCGGTCGCAGACGCAGACAACGTAAGACTGGATGA
- a CDS encoding DUF2007 domain-containing protein produces MTKIDLDRERARLMDVYSRMADEELDQLLQSSDELTETAREVLKAEIEKRGGHVEYSTMPAAAEAAHPQLVTVARFRDLPEAILARGRLQSAGIDAFLADENYIRMDWFMSNMIGNMRLQVREGDAESAKEILQQQVPEDFEIGAERFEQPKCPKCGSSDIEFEGVNRGIGLLAAYAIRVPLPLRSDTWKCNHCGAEWQETEEGSTAAQEDPSDS; encoded by the coding sequence ATGACCAAAATTGATCTCGATCGCGAGCGCGCACGCCTTATGGACGTGTACAGTCGCATGGCCGATGAAGAATTGGACCAACTTCTGCAGTCGTCCGATGAACTCACCGAAACAGCGCGCGAGGTGTTAAAAGCCGAGATCGAGAAACGTGGAGGACACGTTGAATACTCCACCATGCCGGCAGCTGCCGAAGCCGCTCATCCCCAGCTTGTAACCGTCGCAAGATTTAGAGACTTGCCCGAGGCGATCCTCGCTCGTGGACGCTTGCAGTCGGCCGGAATTGATGCCTTTCTCGCCGACGAAAACTACATCCGCATGGACTGGTTCATGTCGAACATGATCGGGAATATGCGGCTTCAGGTCAGAGAGGGCGACGCTGAGAGCGCGAAAGAAATTCTTCAGCAGCAGGTGCCGGAGGACTTTGAGATCGGCGCCGAAAGGTTCGAGCAGCCGAAGTGTCCTAAATGCGGGTCGTCGGATATTGAGTTTGAAGGCGTAAATCGCGGAATCGGCCTGCTCGCCGCGTACGCGATTCGCGTGCCTTTGCCACTTCGCAGTGACACTTGGAAGTGCAACCATTGCGGTGCAGAATGGCAGGAAACCGAGGAGGGTTCCACTGCCGCGCAAGAAGACCCCTCTGATTCCTAA
- a CDS encoding inorganic diphosphatase: protein MLDYLKLPLGEKAPEVVNVVVEIPLQSINKYEYDKKLHVFRLDRNLYSPVHFPGDYGFLPSTLSHDGDPLDVLVLVDSPSFSGCVMEVRPIGVLDMLDQGVHDEKLLAVGKSNPRYKDVWNYSEIYPHILREITHFFSIYKDLEGKRVETKGWQDASVARRLIIESQKAFEREQSREAPEQRVVEHVSK, encoded by the coding sequence ATGCTCGACTATCTCAAGCTGCCGCTTGGCGAGAAGGCTCCGGAAGTTGTCAATGTTGTGGTCGAAATTCCACTGCAGTCGATTAACAAATACGAGTACGACAAGAAGTTGCACGTCTTTCGTCTTGATCGCAATCTCTATTCGCCCGTGCACTTCCCCGGCGACTACGGGTTCCTTCCGAGCACCTTGAGCCATGACGGCGATCCCCTCGACGTGCTGGTGCTGGTCGACAGCCCGAGCTTTTCCGGCTGCGTGATGGAAGTTCGTCCCATCGGAGTGCTCGATATGCTCGATCAAGGCGTTCACGACGAGAAACTGCTGGCCGTCGGCAAGAGCAATCCACGCTACAAGGATGTGTGGAACTACTCAGAGATTTACCCGCACATCCTGCGCGAGATCACGCATTTCTTCTCTATTTACAAAGATCTCGAGGGCAAACGCGTAGAAACAAAGGGCTGGCAGGATGCCTCGGTCGCCAGGCGCCTCATTATCGAAAGCCAAAAGGCATTCGAACGGGAGCAGAGTCGCGAAGCGCCGGAACAACGGGTCGTCGAGCACGTCTCGAAATAG
- a CDS encoding TIGR03118 family protein, whose amino-acid sequence MRSEPFQISWHKLLVFATVLSLSAFAGAQRYQQTNLVSDVDEINGVPTNHTQPLDPQLVNPWGLAASATSPLWVSDNGAGVSTLYQGSGAKVSLVVTLPVPAGQTTPAAPTGTVFNSSASSTNFSVSENGKTGKAAFLFASEDGIISGWAPSVDGTNAIPAVPNAKAPATNPHAIYKGLAMANNGFQDLLYATNFAGGKVEVYDGTFAPVAVSGGFVDSELPRGFAPFNIQNIGGALYVTFAKQGDGADELHGPGLGRVDVFDANGNLLKRLDHGGWLNAPWGVALAPAGFGFYSNHLLVGNFGSGTIAAYDLASGHFDGLLRDASNRFLVIDGLWAIRFGNNGAAGPPTTLFFTAGPADESHGLFGTLLPVGDPNAAEDNGNDRR is encoded by the coding sequence ATGCGATCTGAACCGTTCCAGATCTCCTGGCACAAGCTTCTCGTTTTTGCCACCGTTCTATCCCTGAGCGCCTTCGCAGGCGCGCAAAGATACCAACAAACCAATCTCGTATCGGACGTCGATGAGATCAACGGCGTTCCTACGAACCACACTCAGCCACTGGATCCCCAATTGGTGAATCCCTGGGGACTCGCAGCCAGCGCAACCAGCCCATTGTGGGTCTCGGATAACGGCGCAGGTGTTTCCACTCTCTATCAAGGGTCCGGTGCAAAGGTTTCCTTGGTGGTGACCTTGCCAGTTCCTGCCGGACAGACCACGCCGGCTGCTCCCACCGGAACCGTCTTCAACAGCAGCGCGAGCTCGACCAACTTCTCGGTTTCCGAAAATGGGAAAACAGGCAAAGCGGCTTTCCTGTTTGCGTCCGAGGATGGAATTATCTCTGGATGGGCGCCCAGTGTTGATGGAACGAATGCCATCCCTGCAGTGCCCAACGCCAAAGCTCCGGCGACAAATCCGCATGCCATCTACAAAGGCCTGGCGATGGCAAACAATGGCTTCCAGGACCTGCTCTATGCAACAAATTTTGCCGGCGGCAAGGTCGAGGTTTACGACGGAACGTTTGCTCCGGTTGCCGTTTCCGGTGGATTCGTCGATAGCGAACTGCCGCGCGGATTTGCTCCGTTCAATATCCAGAATATCGGCGGCGCTCTGTATGTAACGTTCGCAAAGCAGGGCGATGGCGCTGACGAACTGCACGGTCCCGGATTGGGACGCGTCGATGTCTTCGATGCCAACGGTAATTTGCTGAAGCGCCTCGATCACGGCGGCTGGCTCAACGCGCCCTGGGGGGTCGCGCTTGCTCCGGCGGGATTCGGCTTCTATAGCAATCACCTGCTGGTCGGAAACTTCGGGAGCGGAACGATTGCTGCCTACGACCTGGCCAGTGGACACTTCGATGGCCTGCTGCGCGACGCGAGTAACCGCTTCCTCGTCATCGATGGCCTGTGGGCAATTCGCTTCGGCAACAACGGAGCTGCTGGTCCCCCGACCACGCTGTTCTTCACCGCCGGCCCAGCTGATGAGAGTCATGGGCTGTTTGGTACCTTGCTGCCTGTAGGTGATCCGAATGCAGCGGAAGATAACGGCAACGATCGCCGCTGA
- a CDS encoding VTT domain-containing protein — protein sequence MGHEATELTRFLIQHGYTVVFFWVLAEQAGVPVPSLPLLLTAGALSVEGKISFFLLLTLTFFGAFISDLLWFQLGRSQGGRMLSLLCRISLEPDSCVKNTENLFVRRGASSLLISKFLPGLNTVAQPMAGIVRLSWVRFLIYDVCGTLFWAGTVLIAGRLFHRQIEDVLALLRRTGASILALAIVAAVAWIAFKFIQRRRFIHKLRVSRITPEELKDEMDRGIPVVIVDLRNEARLDAEAVQIAGALRLTPEQLEDRHIEIPRDRDIILYCT from the coding sequence ATGGGCCACGAAGCCACAGAACTCACGCGGTTCCTTATCCAGCACGGTTACACCGTCGTCTTCTTCTGGGTATTGGCGGAACAGGCGGGAGTTCCTGTGCCTTCGCTTCCTCTGCTACTCACGGCAGGCGCATTGAGCGTAGAAGGAAAGATAAGCTTCTTCCTGCTGCTGACTCTGACATTTTTTGGCGCGTTCATCAGTGATCTACTGTGGTTCCAGCTTGGTCGCTCGCAAGGTGGACGCATGCTGAGCCTCCTCTGCCGCATCTCGCTCGAACCTGACTCTTGCGTGAAGAACACTGAGAACCTCTTTGTGCGGCGTGGCGCGAGTTCGCTGCTGATTTCCAAATTTCTGCCCGGCCTGAACACGGTGGCGCAGCCGATGGCCGGGATCGTCCGCCTCTCGTGGGTAAGATTCCTGATCTACGACGTTTGCGGGACGCTGTTCTGGGCAGGAACAGTTTTGATTGCCGGACGGCTCTTTCATCGACAGATCGAAGATGTCCTCGCGCTGCTGCGGCGCACAGGAGCATCGATATTGGCTCTGGCCATTGTCGCCGCCGTTGCCTGGATTGCTTTTAAGTTCATTCAGCGTCGCCGCTTCATTCACAAGCTGCGTGTCTCTCGCATTACTCCGGAAGAGCTGAAGGATGAGATGGATCGCGGCATTCCGGTTGTGATCGTCGATTTACGCAATGAGGCGAGGCTGGATGCTGAGGCGGTCCAGATCGCCGGCGCACTGCGGTTGACGCCGGAACAACTCGAAGATCGGCACATAGAAATTCCGCGCGACCGGGACATCATCCTGTACTGCACTTGA
- a CDS encoding DUF2905 domain-containing protein, whose product MNSLGKLLIGAGGLLILIGLVVLLAGRANVPLGRLPGDISYRGKNTSVFFPITTCIILSIVLSLVLWLVNKFFR is encoded by the coding sequence GTGAATTCCCTCGGAAAGCTGCTGATTGGCGCAGGAGGATTGCTGATCCTGATCGGCCTGGTCGTCCTGCTCGCCGGACGCGCCAACGTGCCTCTCGGACGCCTGCCGGGCGACATCAGCTACCGCGGGAAGAATACTTCCGTGTTCTTCCCCATCACGACCTGCATCATTCTGAGCATCGTGCTCAGCTTGGTGTTATGGCTGGTGAATAAGTTCTTCCGGTGA
- a CDS encoding DUF2007 domain-containing protein — protein sequence MATNPNYKAVPIERERELVQVFDTADEAEALVVQGLLESHGIEALRTYLDAPQDVLPGVGGIVLRVRPSDADEARSIIEEQRNAPPEDEESSEMETS from the coding sequence ATGGCCACCAATCCGAACTACAAAGCTGTGCCGATCGAAAGAGAACGCGAACTCGTCCAGGTGTTCGATACAGCCGATGAGGCCGAGGCGCTCGTCGTCCAAGGGCTGCTTGAATCGCATGGCATTGAAGCGCTGCGCACTTACCTAGATGCCCCTCAGGACGTTCTTCCCGGTGTTGGTGGAATCGTTCTTCGTGTTCGACCGAGCGATGCCGACGAGGCCCGCAGCATCATCGAAGAGCAGCGCAATGCTCCGCCTGAGGACGAGGAATCCAGCGAGATGGAAACATCATAG